acacacacacacacacacacacacacacacacaccgggatcagcaggatggctcagtgggcaaaggcacttgttACCAAACCTGGAGACCCGAGTTTGCGTCTCCGGGACCCATATGGTGTAAGTAGAGAACCTACTCCTGCGAGTTGTCGTTTGacatatacaaaaaaaagtgtagtaaacacagagagatacaAAGAGATTCTCTAATTGGTGAGCAGGGTGTTCAGGAAACAAGAACAAGGCTGAAGACTCTAGAGAAGGAGTCAGCCTAGAACAGACTTAGAACGCCAAAACAGCAGATGGAGATTAAAGCCTATGTTCCACTAGGGACAAGTCTGACACCAAAGCTAAGGCCACagtaaggaaaggaaaggagtccgggattgagaaaacaggaacctAGAATCTGAGGCTTGAAAAGATAAGAAGGCTGCTCTGGAATCTTCCAGGTTTAATATTGTGCAAGCTacagaggttggagagatggctcagcagttaacagcactggctgctcttccagaggacctgggttcaattcccagcacccacatagaagcttacaactgctgtaactccagttccaggggatctggcactctcatacagacatacatgcagaaaaaaaaaaaaaagccggcagtggtggcgcacgcctttaatcccaccactagggaggcagagtcaggcggatctccatgagttcaagaccagcctgttctacagagtgatttccaagaaaggtgcaaagctacacagggaaaccctgtctcaaaaaacaaagcaaaaaaaaacaaaccaatgcaaaaaaaaaaatcatttttaaaagattgtgaAAATTAGAGTTGATAGCAAAAGTCCAAGGAATGCTAGACTATTTAATTGAAAACAACATATTCTGCAAGTTAGAATACCCATGGAATGAGAAGGAAGTCTAGAACAATGGCAGACATGGCCAGAACATAAAACACATCCAAAATGAGAACTCAGGATAGATTACACAGAGATTATTCAAAGGGTTGGGTGAGCCATATCTTTTTGTTATTGGTCTAGTGCTAGGAATCTTGTGCATGTGAGGCAATTGCTCTATCATGGAGCTATACCCCCGGTCCCAGTATAGGACATGTCTGAGAGGAAGACTGAGAGCAGAAATTTGCATAGGGGTGTTATCTAGGTATTTGAAAAGaccagaagagaaggagggggaggaggatgggagaggaggagaagggggaagaggaggaggaggagaaggggaagaggaggaggagaagggggaagaggaggaggaggagaagggggaagaggaggaggaggagaagatgaagaagaagaagaagaagaagaagaagaagaagaagaagaagaagaagaagaaatgtgcacaacatagtgagttctaagtcagtttgggctacatggCAAAATCCTGCATgttggggatggggaggaagcaAGTGGAAAAAGACACGCCTAGAATTTTGCACGTGGTATAGAATGTAGATCACGCCTTGGTGGGGATGGAACAGATGTATCATCTGGAAAGGTTCTGGATCTTGGAATCTTAAACATAAcacaaggaaaggagaaattatAACGAGAAATGCAGGAAGATGGCTGGTAGGTTCCAGATCACCTCATGAACCCTGACCACAGAGCACACTTGGAGGATGGCTGTTTGGTACTTGGAGTATGAGATTTCAGACATCACCATATGGGTCTCTAGAGGCATTGAAATGCCAGAAATACATCAACCACTCAGCTTTAGTGGGAGAGGAGATGCTGGAAGTCTAGCACCTGAGATGACAGgcagatgagttcaaggccatggaAGATGTGAAGTTGACAGAATGGTGAAGCCACAAAGACCTAAAAAGATGGGAGTGTAGTGGACAGCCAGGGGTCCAGACCTTTGCATCCACGTGGAGGTGTTAGAAACTTAGAGCCTGAATGTTTGATGGGAGTGTAGGGCTGGGCAGGTGGTCTGATGGACAGGACAGTTGCCGCAGTCTGAGACTCTGGGTCTCTGAGATGTGCTTGTTTGGATGGGGGTTACAAGATGGGGCGAGACACCTAGATCTCCaaggaggaaagaggacagaAGCAGAGGAATTGCATTCCAGATTTCTGAAGGGAACTCATGGCGCCTGAGTCCCTAAGACAGCCAGCAGGTGCTGGTGTACCAGGAGGCTGGGCACATTTGTCTGACAAGGGGGTTGGGGGGCTGTTAAACTAGGTGCTAAGTGGAGGGGGGTGGGCAAAAGCTAGGAAACTCGATTCTCCGGGTGCTGAATAGGGTGATGGCGATTACTCAGGGCCAGCAGATGTATGGGCACTAACAGCCTTTCAGAAGCAGGTAGGAGCTGGAGGCTCCATGCTAAGGTCTCTAAAGTGGTCTGGGCAGGGACATTCCAAAGCCCTGACTATAAGTGAAGCAGCTAGAGTCCCGGAAAGCTAGGGTGCCTAAACATGGGCCTGAGAACCCTGCGGCCCAGCTGGGAGGGGGGCGCCGGGATTCCCAGGTCAAAGGCGCGGCTGTGGGGGGATCCCCACGCCGCCTGCACCCCCTCCTTGGCGGCGGTGGCAGGAGATGGGGGAGGCGAGGCTGCCGAGAGAGCTGACCATGGACAGCTCCGGCGCGGGCCTGTTTCCAGGGCGAGCCAGCCCGGATCGAGGAACGTCGCCGGCTGTTCCAGCCAGAAGGTGGGGGGCGCGAATGGGGGAACGATTCGGACGCAATAGAGGTAGCCCCACAGCGGTAGCCAGTGTCTGGAGCTCCCAGGACTGGGCCCGGAGGAGGGATCTAGACTGAGGGGTCCCCTGTGCTGAGCTGAGGGATTCAGGCTTCTGGGCCCTAAAGGAGGCAACCCTCCTGAGATAGACACCAGGGTTCGGCTGGGGACTCTGGGCTCCGGGAAGGGACACGCCTGGCTCTCCTGGGTTGGCTTGTGAAATCTGGACTCTGGGTTCCCTCGGGATGTAGATGGGAATGCAGGATTTCGGGCAAGCGAGTGGGGGAGGCTAGCCCAGGGGTCCCCGGGGTGGGCGCTGCCAGGCAGTCTGGGCCGGGCTCTTACCTACCTGGTCCGCGGCGACTGCGGGAGGAGCTGGGCTGCAGTAGGGATGCGGGGTGGGGTAGGGGCACCGGGCGGGGCCCCTGGCGGCGACCGGGGCCCGGATCTGGAGCTCTGGAGCCCTGTCTACGCCGCTAGCGCGGGCTCAGCGTCTCTTGCTCCGGCTCCGGCGCTGGggacccccctccccctcacGGTCTCACAGCCTTATTCCCTAAAATAGCCCCCTGCCCTTGTCACCGTACAGCCTCCCCCCGCGAGGCCGCAGTCGCCAGATCCAGGGGTGCCCACCAGCGCCCCCCCCAAAATCCCACcttctcccccccaaaaaatttctcctccctccccctcccccccacagaTCCCAGGCGGTCGTGGCCCCTTTAACAGAAGACTGACGGACGGCGCTGAGTGGCCAATGAGAATTAGCGTCCGTGCCGGCCGGCGACAGGGCCCCGCCTTCACATCAAGAGGGAGGGGCCGCGCGGGCGGAGAGCTGAGGGCGGGACTCATGGCACAGCAACCAATAAGCGTGCGGCGTGCGGCGGCCTGGATGGAGGCGGAGCCCGGCAGAGGATGATGTCACCTGAATCTAGTAGCGCGCGGCGTGGAAAGCGAGTCACGACCCCGCGTTCCCGCGGCAGTGCGCGTCTAACGGGACaggagggctgggtggtgggatGGGAACTCAACACTCGAGGTgggaattctttttctttttctttttaaggcaaGGGCGGCTCCCGGAAGGATGTGCTCGGTTGGAAGGTGAGGCTAGTAGCCGATGGGTAGCGAGTGCCTGGTACTCCGCACCCCTGCGCCCGCCTGGGGAACTGCACGCGGCCCGCCACCCCCGACTCCCACGCAGACGGTGGCACGGCCCACAGGGCTCCCCCAGCGAATGGTTCGCTCCGCCACGCCTACAGAGGCAGCGCTCAGGCTCCTGCTGCGTTTCCAGACTCCCGCGTCCGACCCGCGGCGGAAGACCCTGCCAGACCCTCTCCTTCCGAACCTCTTAAGTGTTGGGGACAGTGGTCTTCAGTGCTGCGCCCTGGCACTCACTTAGACGCAGCCTTGGGCCGGGCTAGTCTCTGGGAAGCCGGCCAGCCTCAGCCCTCGGAGCTACCCATACTGGAAAGAGCTTGGTTTTAACCTCAGcttcaccctcctcctccacagaCACTATTCCAGGATGCGCGACAGACACACAAGACACTCGGTGAGGGTTAAAGATCTTTAAATAAGGTGCCAGTGACAATAAATAATACTGTACAGGGGAGGAGGATCCTACTCTGTGATTTCAGCCTCGAGACTCCAAAGACCTGCAAGGATATGGAGAGGGGAGGTTCAGGCACAGAGGAGGTTCAGTGGGGCACGGGATGTTTAAGGATGGGGTTCTGGAGACAACGGTTCAGAAAAGCAGGCACAAGAATTCTGATATTAGGGAGCCAGAAGGTCCCAGGGCCTTGGCTACCATGGTTACAGGTCAAGAGTCAGGAAGTCCCTGGAAGGAGCCAGGGATAACGGATGGAGGCCGCTGGGCTCACTGGCCTTGTTTGGGAGTCTGAGGCTGGGGAAGGCGGCGGGGGAGGGTGGTCACGGAAGGCTCACGAGTAGCTGTGGTGCTGCTGGCGCCGACGGGCGGATCGCATCTTCTCAAAGCGGGCCTCCATCTCCTCCAGCACCCGAGGGGTGTAGCGCACCACCAGCTTCACTGAGCCCTGGGCGGCCTTCAGGAGTTCCACCGCTTTTTCATGGTGTTCGCCCTCCACACTCTGCAGGGCAGGCCTCGCACAGACTGCTGGCCCAAACCGCTGCCCTTACCACCCTACCCAGGACATGGGACCAGTGGATAGTGAGATGGCTGCCAGGGTCGAGTCTCCAAGgcctcctacccccaccccacgtGGATCACCAACTTTAGACTCAGCACCCGCACCCTAAAACCTGCCATGGCAGTGCAGCTTAGTCCTTAGTGAATGAACCAGGTCCCTGACCCTGTCCTTGTCCTCCCAGAGTCCGGAGAGGTCTCTCTACACCTCCGAAGCCCATTGCTCTCCTGTCCTCACAGCCCAGAAACAAAAGCCCAGCTTTTCTGGCCAGACTACCTCCTCAGTGGTGCTTCCTTGGATTCTAACCACTGGGGTTTCAGGATGTTGGGTGGCCCAGACTTCTATTAGAGCTAACCTTTCTCCTCATGTCAGGGAGTGCAGTTACAGACCCTATCTGTTCTCAGCCAGAACCACCCTCCACCTCTTAGTCCGGAGAATTACCCATCCTTCAACATCCACCCCTGATGTTCC
The sequence above is drawn from the Peromyscus leucopus breed LL Stock chromosome 1, UCI_PerLeu_2.1, whole genome shotgun sequence genome and encodes:
- the LOC114684629 gene encoding uncharacterized protein LOC114684629 — translated: MGLRTLRPSWEGGAGIPRSKARLWGDPHAACTPSLAAVAGDGGGEAAERADHGQLRRGPVSRASQPGSRNVAGCSSQKIPGGRGPFNRRLTDGAEWPMRISVRAGRRQGPAFTSRGRGRAGGELRAGLMAQQPISVRRAAAWMEAEPGRG